The Oxobacter pfennigii nucleotide sequence TGTTGAAGGTACAAACAATAAACTCAAGATGATAAAACGGACAATGTATGGACGGTGTAACATCTCGTTATTAAGTGCAAAAATGATGTTGCAAAAACCTGGTATAACGGATAATTAAGGATGAACCAATAGTATCCGGAATATTCACATAATCTAAGGGTAAAAGGATGCATGCCCGTTCTTTCTGACTGAATTTTATTGTGAAGTTTATTATATTATGTGCCATTGCGAGAAGTATACTTTCCGCAAGTACATTCTGTCTTCCTTTGCATATAAATCTTCGAAAACCCATATCCTGTTTTAATTCTCCAAAAGAGCCCTCGACCTGTATGTTTCGATTAACCCTGAGCTCACAGCCTTCTTTGCTTAGTATTCTTTCAAGACTTCCTTTACGCAACTGGTTAAACAATTTTGATGAATTACATTTCCATACAAATCATATTTCAATACTAAATTATTTTAAGACCAGGTTGATTTTTCCCTTTCTTTTCTCTTCTTATATGGTGAGAGGTGAAATTAATGGCCATTTTAATTAACCTAATAAATAAAAAATAAAAGGAGAGATATGTTTTATGCCAGAAAGAACAATTAATATTAATTTTTCAGTAGGAAGAGTAGAACAAAAGGGAGACGGTTGTGGAATAGCTTCAGCTGCAATGATGGTCAACTACCTAAATCGTAAAAATTACAACTTTGACGAAATGTTCGATATCAATGGATCAGGCGATTATGAAACACAGTGGCCTACTATAGCGAATAAACAAAATTTAAAGTTCAAAATGATCTTAAGTGGTACAACAAATTCGACATTTAATGCATTAAAAAAGGAGCTGTTCGATATATTATACTTTTCTCCTGAGACCCCCGTCATTGTAAGAGTTGCAAATCTAAGCACCGACAGAAAACACTATGTTGTTGTCAATGGTTTCTCGGGAAAAGTACAAACAGGTGTAGATCCTGATAATATCAAT carries:
- a CDS encoding C39 family peptidase produces the protein MPERTININFSVGRVEQKGDGCGIASAAMMVNYLNRKNYNFDEMFDINGSGDYETQWPTIANKQNLKFKMILSGTTNSTFNALKKELFDILYFSPETPVIVRVANLSTDRKHYVVVNGFSGKVQTGVDPDNINYGSITAEMFRVVDPGIINNHTLEDVMDSYGGYPNADLRRLYFFYK